The Deinococcus sedimenti genome contains the following window.
CTCCTGTACGGTATTTCTGCGATGAAAACCCTTAGGAGCCGACCACCTCACGATACCTTGCAGACCGCCTTGCGGTCTGCTTTCCCTGTGGACGCTCGCCGCCTCGTCGTCTTCACGGCCCTGATCCTGGCGGTCATTCAGGCGCGCACCGTCGTCCTGTACAGCCTGAAGACGCATGTTGCCCTCCCTGGCTCGTTGACGACTCGGTATCAGCGGCTCTGCCGGTTCGTCCAGTTCCCGTTTCCTGAGGCACTGTTCCCCCGATTCGCCTTGTCCTTTCTCCCGCCCGGCCCAGTCGACCTCATTCTCGATCGCACCAACTGGAAACTTGGCCAACAGGACGTCAATATTCTCCTGCTCTCTGCCGTGTGGAACGGGTTCAGTTTGCCGCTGATGTGGACACTGCTCCCGCACGGTGGGGCCAGTCGTTCCTGTGTCCGGGAAGCGCTCGTGGAGCGCTTCCTGAAGCTCTGCCCAGATCGGGAGATCCGGTGCCTGCTCGCGGATCGTGAATTCATTGGGCAGCACTGGTTTCGATTCCTCGACCAGCACGGGGTTGCACCCTGCATTCGTCTCCCAGCTCGCGCCACGATCGGCGCGCACGGCATGCCGGTCTGGGCGGTCTTCAAGAACCTTCAGGTGGGTGAAGTCAGGGTCTGGCATCGCCAGACCCGCATCTACGGTGTGAATCTGCGGGTGGCGGCCACGAAAAACGCAGCCGGTGACATGCTGTACCTGGCGTATCGGGGGCACGCCCTGCCGAACATGCGCCGGTATGCCCTGCGCTGGCAAACAGAAAATCTGCACGCCGCGTTGAAAACCAGAGGGTTCAACCTGGAAGATACGGGTCTGACGCGCCCCGAGCGAGTGTCTTCGCTCCTGACGGTCGTCAGCGTCGCCTTCATCTGGGCGTGCGTGACGGGCGAGGTCGTGGCACGTCGAACAG
Protein-coding sequences here:
- a CDS encoding IS4 family transposase; translated protein: MKTLRSRPPHDTLQTALRSAFPVDARRLVVFTALILAVIQARTVVLYSLKTHVALPGSLTTRYQRLCRFVQFPFPEALFPRFALSFLPPGPVDLILDRTNWKLGQQDVNILLLSAVWNGFSLPLMWTLLPHGGASRSCVREALVERFLKLCPDREIRCLLADREFIGQHWFRFLDQHGVAPCIRLPARATIGAHGMPVWAVFKNLQVGEVRVWHRQTRIYGVNLRVAATKNAAGDMLYLAYRGHALPNMRRYALRWQTENLHAALKTRGFNLEDTGLTRPERVSSLLTVVSVAFIWACVTGEVVARRTATKVKKHGHRAVSVFRLGLDHLQDLLLHPSGASWRTLSTLMPRFEG